Proteins from a single region of Dysgonomonadaceae bacterium PH5-43:
- a CDS encoding uncharacterized membrane protein YbaN (DUF454 family) (product_source=COG2832; cog=COG2832; ko=KO:K09790; pfam=PF04304; superfamily=81343; transmembrane_helix_parts=Inside_1_6,TMhelix_7_29,Outside_30_69,TMhelix_70_92,Inside_93_98,TMhelix_99_118,Outside_119_121), translating into MFLLRWLFIILGSISLVLGIIGIFLPLLPTTPFLLLTAYCYFRSSPEAYNWLLKHKHLGPYIINYREHKIIPLKIKIIAISVLWLSIINSIIFIVDKTWLDILLLLIAIGVSIHILSFKSK; encoded by the coding sequence ATGTTCTTGCTCCGCTGGTTATTTATAATATTAGGTTCGATAAGTTTAGTTTTAGGTATAATAGGGATATTTTTACCACTACTACCTACCACACCTTTCTTGTTGCTAACGGCTTATTGTTATTTTAGAAGTTCGCCTGAAGCATATAATTGGTTACTCAAACATAAACATTTAGGTCCTTATATTATCAATTACAGAGAGCACAAAATAATACCTCTAAAAATAAAGATTATAGCTATATCGGTGCTTTGGTTAAGCATCATAAATAGCATAATCTTTATTGTTGATAAAACTTGGTTAGATATACTACTCTTGCTGATTGCAATAGGGGTGAGTATACATATATTATCATTCAAAAGTAAATAA
- a CDS encoding aminopeptidase C (product_source=COG3579; cath_funfam=3.90.70.10; cleavage_site_network=SignalP-noTM; cog=COG3579; pfam=PF03051; superfamily=54001): protein MKHFLALVLGLLIIPVCLSAQEEKQEGFNFEVVKEVPITSIKNQNSAGTCWGYSGLGMIESELIRMGKGEIDLSEMYIVRKSYEDKAMKYVRMHGKTNFGQGGAFADVIDCIKYYGILPEEAMTGLNYGETTHKHSEMEAALTGYIEGIVKNPNKKLSTAWYKGYCSILDAYLGEIPETFTYKGVEYTPESFTKSLGINADDYISITSFTHHPFYSTFAIEVPDNWRWAPSYNLPLDEMMQVIDNALNKGYSVAWASDVSEKGFNRKGIAVVPDADASETIGSDQANWLGLSQKERDNMINTLKSPVPEKTITQEMRQEGFDTFETTDDHGMLIYGIAKDQNGTQYYMVKNSWGETGDYKGTWYASKAFVSYKTTNIVVHKDALPKAIKNKLKLN from the coding sequence ATGAAACATTTTCTCGCATTAGTTTTAGGTTTGCTAATTATTCCAGTGTGCTTGTCGGCACAAGAAGAAAAGCAGGAGGGTTTTAATTTTGAAGTAGTAAAAGAAGTTCCTATTACATCTATTAAAAATCAGAATAGCGCAGGTACTTGTTGGGGATATTCGGGCTTAGGTATGATAGAGTCTGAATTAATTCGTATGGGTAAGGGCGAAATAGATTTATCGGAGATGTATATAGTGCGTAAGAGCTACGAAGATAAAGCTATGAAGTATGTGCGTATGCACGGAAAAACAAACTTCGGACAAGGTGGTGCTTTTGCCGACGTTATTGATTGTATTAAATATTATGGTATACTTCCTGAGGAGGCAATGACAGGGTTGAATTATGGAGAAACAACTCACAAACATAGTGAAATGGAAGCTGCTCTTACTGGCTACATAGAGGGTATAGTTAAAAATCCAAATAAGAAATTGTCTACTGCTTGGTATAAAGGATATTGTTCAATATTAGATGCTTACCTTGGCGAAATACCAGAAACTTTTACTTATAAAGGTGTAGAGTATACACCAGAAAGTTTTACTAAATCATTAGGAATAAACGCTGATGATTATATCTCGATTACATCATTTACTCATCACCCTTTTTATTCTACTTTTGCAATTGAAGTTCCCGACAACTGGAGATGGGCTCCATCATACAATCTTCCTTTAGACGAAATGATGCAAGTTATAGATAATGCTTTGAATAAAGGTTATTCTGTGGCTTGGGCTTCAGATGTTAGTGAAAAAGGATTTAACAGAAAGGGAATAGCGGTTGTTCCTGATGCTGATGCTTCGGAAACTATAGGTTCAGATCAAGCTAACTGGTTAGGCTTATCTCAAAAAGAAAGAGATAATATGATAAACACATTAAAGTCTCCAGTTCCTGAAAAAACTATTACTCAAGAGATGCGTCAAGAGGGTTTTGATACTTTTGAAACTACAGACGATCACGGTATGCTTATTTATGGAATAGCTAAAGATCAGAATGGAACTCAATATTATATGGTGAAAAATTCTTGGGGCGAAACTGGCGACTATAAAGGAACTTGGTATGCTTCTAAGGCTTTCGTATCTTACAAAACTACTAACATTGTAGTACATAAAGATGCATTACCAAAAGCTATAAAGAATAAACTTAAGTTGAATTAA
- a CDS encoding nicotinate-nucleotide pyrophosphorylase (carboxylating) (product_source=KO:K00767; cath_funfam=3.20.20.70,3.90.1170.20; cog=COG0157; ko=KO:K00767; pfam=PF01729,PF02749; superfamily=51690,54675; tigrfam=TIGR00078) encodes MAQTNLEIDQLTTDLINLAFREDIADGDHTTLSTIPDTAIGKVQLIIKEDGVLAGVEIAKKIFHTFDPALNITVFINDGAEVKYGEIAFTVEGKVQSLLQTERLVLNVMQRMSGIATVTRKYVKQLEGTNTRVLDTRKTTPGMRMLEKEAVKIGGGTNHRIGLFDMILLKDNHVDFAGGITNAINRAKEYLKEKGKNLPIEIEVRNFDELNEALGVGGIDRIMLDNFSVEDTRKAVEIVNRRFDIESSGGITFDTLRDYAETGVDFISVGALTHSVKSLDMSLKAF; translated from the coding sequence ATGGCACAAACAAATTTAGAGATAGACCAATTAACAACCGATTTAATAAATCTTGCTTTTAGAGAAGATATAGCTGATGGCGACCATACAACTCTTTCAACTATCCCTGACACAGCAATAGGAAAGGTTCAATTAATTATTAAAGAAGACGGAGTATTGGCTGGTGTTGAAATAGCAAAGAAGATATTTCATACTTTCGACCCTGCACTTAATATTACTGTATTCATTAATGATGGAGCGGAGGTTAAGTATGGAGAAATAGCGTTCACTGTTGAAGGTAAGGTTCAATCGCTGCTTCAAACAGAACGTTTAGTTCTTAACGTTATGCAACGTATGAGTGGTATAGCAACCGTTACTCGTAAGTATGTAAAGCAACTGGAAGGTACAAATACTCGTGTGCTTGATACTCGCAAAACTACTCCAGGTATGCGTATGCTCGAAAAAGAAGCTGTGAAGATAGGAGGGGGTACTAACCATCGTATCGGTTTGTTTGATATGATTTTGCTTAAAGATAATCACGTCGATTTTGCTGGAGGTATAACTAACGCTATAAATCGAGCTAAGGAATATCTTAAAGAAAAAGGGAAAAATCTTCCTATAGAAATAGAGGTTCGTAACTTCGACGAACTTAATGAGGCTTTAGGGGTAGGGGGGATAGATCGTATTATGCTCGACAATTTCTCTGTTGAAGATACGCGTAAAGCAGTAGAGATAGTAAACCGCAGATTCGATATTGAATCATCTGGTGGTATAACTTTCGATACATTAAGAGATTATGCAGAAACAGGTGTAGATTTTATTTCAGTAGGAGCTCTTACTCACTCAGTAAAGAGTTTAGATATGAGTTTGAAAGCTTTTTAA
- a CDS encoding hypothetical protein (product_source=Hypo-rule applied), with translation MKTISQAKGVIFEIEKTVSLSKKVVDYSKVTFKSWITSCFNTMFLKRYKAYLICNSEVYKDKVLYKLEPITIK, from the coding sequence ATGAAAACAATTAGTCAAGCAAAAGGAGTTATTTTTGAAATAGAGAAAACGGTTTCTTTGTCGAAAAAAGTGGTAGATTACAGTAAGGTAACATTCAAATCTTGGATAACCTCTTGTTTTAATACTATGTTTTTGAAAAGATATAAGGCTTATTTGATTTGTAATTCAGAAGTTTATAAAGATAAAGTCTTATATAAATTAGAGCCAATTACTATAAAATGA